A single genomic interval of Stieleria maiorica harbors:
- a CDS encoding M24 family metallopeptidase: MNDRIRKLSSQLATIEADAFLVTNEINVTYLTGFTGDSSSLLVHATGQTMLSDGRYTEQLEEECPGLAVAIKSPAEKPIDFFAEVVGGTGAARIAIEADQVTLAQVRQFKERLPEIQWVETTGVVSGHRMIKDAEEIDILRSAVRINERALQSILAKLGPDWTEQEIAYELEATIRRLGATGFSFEPIIGAGPGGAKPHYRSSLAVVGDYPTLLVDWGTKLGGYASDMTRSFHFGNPPARFLSAYEAVLESQLAAIDAIRPGVDASIVDAAARNVLKSAGLDEYFVHGLGHGVGLEIHEMPRLSAVSEDVLAPGMVITVEPGVYFGGEFGIRIEDDVLVTETGHEVLSQMPKGLDDCGLIL; this comes from the coding sequence ATGAACGACAGAATCCGAAAACTAAGTAGCCAGCTTGCGACGATCGAAGCGGACGCGTTCTTGGTGACCAACGAGATCAACGTGACCTACTTGACCGGGTTTACCGGCGACAGTTCGTCCTTGTTGGTGCATGCGACCGGCCAGACGATGCTGAGCGACGGGCGCTACACCGAGCAGTTGGAAGAAGAGTGTCCGGGGTTGGCCGTGGCGATTAAATCGCCGGCGGAAAAACCGATCGATTTTTTCGCCGAGGTGGTCGGTGGGACCGGCGCGGCCCGCATCGCGATCGAAGCCGACCAAGTGACGCTCGCGCAGGTCCGGCAATTCAAAGAACGGCTGCCCGAGATCCAGTGGGTCGAGACGACGGGCGTTGTCAGCGGACATCGGATGATCAAAGACGCCGAAGAGATCGACATCTTGCGGAGTGCGGTGCGGATCAATGAGCGGGCGCTGCAGTCGATCCTGGCGAAATTGGGGCCGGACTGGACGGAGCAGGAGATCGCCTATGAATTGGAGGCGACGATCCGCCGATTGGGGGCGACCGGGTTCAGTTTCGAGCCGATCATCGGCGCGGGGCCGGGAGGGGCAAAGCCGCATTACCGCAGCAGTCTGGCGGTGGTCGGCGATTATCCGACGCTGTTGGTCGATTGGGGCACCAAATTGGGGGGCTATGCGAGTGACATGACCCGCAGTTTTCATTTCGGCAACCCGCCGGCGCGGTTTCTGTCGGCTTATGAAGCCGTTTTAGAATCTCAGCTCGCAGCGATTGATGCGATTCGTCCTGGCGTGGATGCGTCAATAGTGGACGCGGCGGCTCGAAATGTGCTGAAAAGCGCTGGCTTGGATGAATACTTTGTGCACGGGCTGGGCCACGGTGTGGGACTAGAAATTCATGAAATGCCGCGACTTTCGGCGGTCAGTGAGGACGTTCTGGCACCCGGTATGGTGATCACGGTCGAGCCGGGGGTGTATTTTGGTGGCGAATTCGGAATCCGCATCGAGGATGACGTTTTGGTGACAGAGACTGGGCACGAGGTTCTCAGTCAAATGCCAAAGGGACTCGATGATTGTGGGTTGATCCTGTAA
- the accC gene encoding acetyl-CoA carboxylase biotin carboxylase subunit: MFQKVLIANRGEIAVRIIRACREMGIQSVAVYSTADADSMHVQLADEAYCVGGPKSAESYLKIDQIIAAAEVAGVDAIHPGYGFLAENAHFNEVCRESGFEFIGPSPAAMEKLGDKNTARSMAIASDVPVVPGSDGLIEDDKAAIATAEGIGFPVLIKATAGGGGKGMRVAQSAEELEKALNQARTEAQAAFGNGGVYLERYIGSPRHVEVQVIADTHGNVCHLFERDCSVQRRHQKLIEEAPSPNLPDEKRKAICEAAVRMIRGAEYSNAGTVEFIVDQNDDFFFIEVNARIQVEHPVTEMITGVDLIKEQIRVAAGEKLSFSQDQLKVIGHALECRINAENPDKNFMPNPGKITKFYSPGGLGVRFDSHVYGGYTVPPHYDSMIGKLIVHRPTREDAIATMRRALAEIQTDGISTTASFHERVLQHPEFVSGKHDTHFVEREFTGK; encoded by the coding sequence GTGTTTCAAAAAGTACTGATCGCCAACCGCGGCGAAATCGCGGTTCGAATCATCCGCGCTTGCCGTGAGATGGGTATCCAAAGCGTCGCGGTCTACAGCACCGCTGATGCCGATTCGATGCATGTCCAATTGGCCGACGAAGCGTATTGCGTCGGCGGGCCCAAGAGCGCCGAAAGCTACCTGAAGATCGACCAGATCATTGCGGCCGCCGAGGTCGCGGGCGTCGATGCGATTCACCCCGGTTACGGGTTTCTGGCCGAGAACGCCCACTTCAACGAAGTCTGTCGCGAGAGCGGGTTCGAATTCATCGGTCCCAGTCCGGCCGCGATGGAAAAGCTGGGCGACAAGAACACCGCCCGGTCGATGGCGATCGCCAGCGATGTCCCCGTCGTGCCCGGCAGCGACGGGTTGATCGAAGACGACAAGGCGGCGATCGCGACGGCAGAGGGAATCGGATTTCCGGTGCTGATCAAGGCCACCGCCGGCGGCGGCGGCAAGGGAATGCGAGTCGCCCAGAGTGCCGAAGAGCTGGAAAAGGCGCTCAACCAAGCCCGCACCGAAGCGCAAGCCGCGTTCGGCAACGGCGGCGTGTACCTGGAACGTTACATCGGGTCCCCGCGGCACGTGGAAGTGCAAGTCATTGCCGACACCCACGGCAATGTCTGTCACCTGTTCGAACGCGATTGCAGCGTCCAGCGTCGTCACCAGAAGCTGATCGAAGAGGCGCCGAGCCCGAATTTGCCCGACGAGAAACGCAAGGCGATTTGCGAAGCGGCCGTTCGCATGATCCGTGGCGCCGAATACAGCAACGCGGGGACCGTCGAATTCATCGTCGACCAGAACGACGATTTCTTTTTCATCGAGGTCAACGCACGGATTCAGGTCGAACACCCGGTGACCGAGATGATCACCGGCGTGGATTTGATCAAGGAACAGATTCGCGTCGCCGCCGGCGAAAAACTCTCGTTCTCCCAAGATCAACTGAAAGTGATCGGGCATGCGTTGGAGTGCCGGATCAACGCCGAGAACCCCGACAAAAACTTCATGCCCAACCCGGGAAAGATCACGAAGTTCTATTCGCCCGGCGGATTGGGCGTGCGATTCGATTCGCACGTGTATGGCGGTTACACCGTGCCGCCGCACTACGATTCCATGATCGGCAAATTGATCGTGCACCGGCCCACGCGTGAAGATGCGATCGCGACGATGCGCCGCGCGTTGGCGGAGATCCAGACCGACGGGATCTCGACGACGGCCAGTTTTCACGAAAGGGTGCTGCAACACCCCGAGTTCGTTTCGGGCAAGCACGACACCCACTTCGTCGAACGCGAATTCACGGGCAAATAA
- a CDS encoding DnaJ C-terminal domain-containing protein, translating to MAEDLYQTLGVARTASKDEIKKAHRKLALKFHPDKNPGKDAQEKFKRIQEAYDVLSDDEKRAAYDRYGKDFEKIRGGGYQGAAPGGFDGLDLEQIFGGGGGGGGGGQAGGFNFEGGFGDFFEQILGGGGRGPRGGAGRAAGARTAPNRGPQKGANIRHELELPLSLAVRGGATEFYVGDEKLSVTIPPGVADGAKMRLRQQGEPSPSGGQRGDLILVIKTSPHPHYRRRGQNLELTLPVSLSEAALGTTVDVPTPSGVVSLNIPAGSSGGRKLRLKGQGIPSKSGASGDLIVQLQIKLPESIDDESRELLKKFAAKNPQSLREDLTF from the coding sequence GTGGCTGAAGATCTTTACCAAACCCTGGGCGTTGCTCGAACCGCCTCGAAAGACGAAATCAAAAAGGCCCATCGCAAACTGGCACTGAAGTTTCACCCGGACAAAAACCCCGGAAAGGACGCGCAAGAGAAATTCAAGCGGATCCAGGAAGCTTACGATGTCTTGAGCGACGACGAAAAACGGGCTGCCTATGACCGCTACGGCAAGGATTTCGAAAAGATCCGTGGCGGCGGGTACCAAGGGGCCGCACCGGGAGGTTTTGACGGACTGGATCTGGAACAGATCTTCGGCGGCGGCGGTGGAGGTGGAGGCGGCGGCCAAGCCGGCGGATTCAATTTTGAAGGCGGCTTCGGAGACTTTTTCGAACAGATCCTCGGCGGCGGCGGACGCGGACCGCGAGGCGGCGCCGGCCGCGCCGCCGGTGCACGAACCGCCCCGAACCGCGGCCCGCAGAAAGGCGCCAATATCCGCCATGAACTCGAACTGCCACTCTCGCTGGCCGTACGCGGCGGGGCGACGGAGTTCTATGTCGGTGACGAAAAGTTGTCCGTCACGATTCCGCCCGGTGTGGCCGACGGGGCAAAAATGCGACTCCGCCAGCAAGGCGAGCCCTCGCCCAGCGGCGGCCAGCGCGGTGACCTGATCCTGGTGATCAAGACGTCACCCCATCCGCACTATCGCCGTCGCGGCCAAAACCTCGAACTGACCCTGCCGGTCTCCCTGAGCGAAGCGGCCTTGGGGACCACCGTGGATGTGCCCACGCCATCGGGAGTCGTCAGTCTGAACATTCCCGCAGGCAGCAGCGGCGGACGCAAGCTGAGGCTCAAGGGGCAAGGGATTCCTTCCAAATCCGGTGCCAGCGGGGACCTGATCGTCCAACTTCAAATCAAGTTGCCCGAATCGATCGACGACGAGTCGCGGGAGTTGCTGAAGAAGTTCGCGGCCAAGAATCCCCAGTCGCTGCGTGAGGATTTGACCTTCTGA
- a CDS encoding CehA/McbA family metallohydrolase domain-containing protein has protein sequence MKLRQRSAHWAFTLGLLISAASPCLAAGGSLTLHLEDESSGQNVISRVEFYRGVAPSGRSEKPLPVRQTVSAGIGVVVDRSVVLELPDGPYRFRIIRGPEYRVINGTFELEKTSLDEKTVALPRMVDMAAEGWLAGDCCVTPSSESVPLRMASEDLHVAAVLGKRPAKPIPHRDADDPIGHDPLWVRTDVTCDRGLAYFGLDEQAAETFSSTENSLKHLVAVINSETETDVKIGIENPFAWELPVWLASGKVQGIFVMGDWLRLDKRVLAIRDGHAPSSFSLGEPTQVGRYAERIYRHVLDAGIPLVPLAGGGDASARTPIGYNRLYVTSDTSSVGDDVSSPTQPASEQAWWEGVWAGNSVATNGPLLRPLVGGKLPGHVFQGHSGEVLRLQPELNLAVRDPVDYLEVIHNNRVHYSARLDEFAKAGGEIPPIMAEESGWVILRVMTLHDDHYRAAVSAPWWIEFDGRRRVSQESVRFFQDWLSQYEQRLTRLPPEEIAGYVPFIRAAREFWENR, from the coding sequence ATGAAATTACGGCAAAGGTCGGCCCATTGGGCGTTTACTTTAGGGCTTCTGATTTCTGCGGCCAGTCCCTGTCTGGCCGCGGGCGGTTCATTGACGCTGCACCTGGAAGACGAATCGAGTGGACAAAACGTCATTTCACGGGTCGAGTTCTATCGCGGCGTTGCCCCGTCGGGACGTTCGGAAAAACCGCTGCCGGTCCGGCAGACCGTTTCGGCCGGGATCGGCGTTGTCGTCGATCGCAGCGTCGTGCTGGAATTGCCCGACGGGCCGTATCGCTTTCGAATCATTCGGGGACCCGAATACCGGGTGATCAACGGTACCTTCGAGCTGGAAAAAACCAGCTTGGATGAAAAAACCGTCGCGCTGCCGCGAATGGTCGACATGGCGGCCGAGGGATGGCTGGCGGGTGATTGTTGCGTCACGCCGTCGTCGGAAAGCGTGCCGCTGCGAATGGCCTCGGAGGACCTCCACGTCGCCGCCGTGCTGGGCAAGCGGCCGGCCAAGCCGATTCCCCACCGCGATGCCGACGACCCGATCGGTCACGACCCGCTCTGGGTCCGCACCGACGTGACCTGTGATCGGGGCTTGGCCTATTTCGGACTGGATGAACAGGCCGCAGAGACGTTCTCATCCACCGAAAACTCGCTGAAACACCTGGTCGCGGTCATCAACAGCGAAACCGAGACGGATGTCAAAATCGGAATCGAAAACCCCTTTGCCTGGGAGTTGCCGGTTTGGCTGGCCAGCGGCAAGGTGCAGGGCATCTTTGTGATGGGCGATTGGCTGCGTCTGGACAAGCGAGTCCTGGCGATCCGCGATGGCCACGCTCCGTCGTCGTTCTCTCTGGGCGAGCCCACCCAAGTCGGCCGCTACGCCGAGCGGATTTATCGACACGTCCTCGACGCGGGGATTCCGCTGGTCCCGCTGGCCGGCGGCGGAGACGCTTCGGCGCGAACCCCGATCGGCTACAACCGCTTGTACGTCACATCCGACACTTCCAGCGTTGGTGATGATGTGTCATCGCCGACCCAACCGGCCTCCGAGCAGGCCTGGTGGGAGGGCGTCTGGGCGGGCAACAGCGTGGCGACCAACGGACCGCTGTTGCGTCCCTTGGTCGGCGGCAAATTGCCCGGCCACGTTTTCCAGGGCCACAGCGGAGAAGTGTTGCGTTTGCAACCGGAATTGAATCTGGCGGTCCGCGATCCGGTCGACTATCTGGAGGTGATTCACAACAACCGCGTGCACTACAGCGCCCGCTTGGATGAATTTGCCAAAGCCGGCGGTGAGATCCCGCCCATCATGGCCGAAGAGAGCGGTTGGGTGATCCTTCGTGTGATGACGCTGCACGACGACCATTATCGCGCGGCGGTGTCGGCCCCCTGGTGGATCGAATTTGACGGCCGCCGCCGCGTGTCTCAGGAAAGCGTGCGGTTCTTCCAAGACTGGTTGTCCCAGTACGAGCAACGGTTGACGCGATTGCCGCCGGAGGAGATAGCCGGCTATGTGCCGTTCATTCGAGCGGCGCGGGAGTTTTGGGAGAATCGCTGA
- a CDS encoding leucine-rich repeat domain-containing protein, producing the protein MTEHLRNRRWRRAIVTLPAFFPLLLLLSASGCRRPSPEQTSTASVDESATSEIGFAEQLSGGRSGQADRIKLSQTSVDDSDLSAVEPSDEWLEVIQLDAGAVTDAGAEAIARLPSVVHLRLRLSPLTDRGLKAIAGCQSIQILNLPHCDATAAGVGELAALSQLRNLRLGGTRLGAETAGAVATIESLRNVHLIGVPIDDLGLRQIASLPKLQSLYLDDSAVTQSGWDWLFETHPNLHVHVNQKHPDRVKQPHP; encoded by the coding sequence ATGACTGAGCACCTTCGCAACCGCAGATGGCGCCGCGCCATCGTGACCCTGCCAGCATTCTTTCCCCTGTTGCTGCTCTTGTCAGCGAGCGGGTGTCGTCGTCCGTCGCCGGAGCAAACGTCGACGGCATCGGTGGACGAATCGGCGACGTCGGAAATCGGCTTTGCCGAGCAACTTTCCGGCGGGCGGTCGGGGCAAGCGGATCGAATCAAACTATCGCAAACCTCGGTCGATGACTCGGACTTGAGCGCCGTGGAGCCCAGTGACGAGTGGCTGGAAGTGATTCAGTTGGATGCGGGGGCGGTCACCGACGCCGGGGCGGAGGCGATTGCCAGGCTGCCGAGTGTGGTTCATCTGCGGCTGCGGCTCTCGCCGCTGACCGATCGGGGGCTGAAGGCGATCGCCGGTTGCCAGTCGATTCAGATTCTGAACCTGCCGCACTGCGATGCCACCGCGGCGGGCGTTGGTGAGTTGGCGGCATTGTCCCAACTGCGAAACTTACGTCTGGGGGGCACGCGACTGGGGGCAGAGACGGCCGGCGCGGTGGCGACGATCGAAAGCCTGAGAAATGTTCATCTGATCGGGGTGCCGATCGACGACCTGGGATTGCGGCAGATCGCTTCGCTGCCCAAACTCCAGTCGCTCTATTTGGACGATAGCGCGGTGACGCAGTCGGGGTGGGATTGGTTGTTCGAGACTCACCCGAATCTGCACGTTCACGTCAACCAAAAACACCCCGATCGTGTGAAGCAACCTCACCCATGA
- the cmoA gene encoding carboxy-S-adenosyl-L-methionine synthase CmoA, with translation MSRDNLYSLPRERVGQFQFDADVANVFPDMISRSVPGYASILSVIEQLAGRFVLPGTNVYDLGCSLGAATLLIRNQAPADVSIHAVDNSAAMIDRLRDKLDADAAAPDACEVHLQLADICDVAMNNASMIVLNFTLQFVPAEKRRGLLQSCFDALLPGGGLVISEKVCFDDPGQQSLLTELHLDFKRACGYSELEIAQKRTSLENTLIPESIAAHSDRLTEIGFSVVAPWFQCFNFASILAVK, from the coding sequence ATGTCTCGCGACAACCTCTATTCCCTGCCGCGTGAGCGAGTCGGCCAATTCCAATTTGACGCCGATGTCGCCAACGTCTTTCCCGACATGATCTCGCGGTCCGTCCCCGGATACGCCTCGATCCTGTCGGTGATCGAGCAATTGGCCGGACGTTTTGTGCTCCCCGGCACCAACGTCTACGACCTCGGCTGCTCACTGGGCGCCGCCACGCTGCTGATCCGCAATCAGGCACCAGCGGACGTCAGCATTCACGCGGTCGACAACTCCGCCGCGATGATCGACCGACTGCGAGACAAACTGGACGCCGATGCGGCCGCCCCGGATGCCTGCGAAGTCCACTTGCAACTGGCCGACATCTGCGACGTCGCGATGAACAACGCTTCAATGATCGTGTTGAATTTCACCCTGCAGTTCGTGCCCGCCGAAAAGCGACGCGGATTGCTGCAGTCCTGCTTCGATGCCCTGCTGCCCGGCGGCGGTTTGGTGATCAGCGAAAAAGTCTGTTTCGACGATCCCGGACAACAATCCCTGCTGACCGAATTGCATCTGGATTTCAAACGCGCCTGCGGCTACAGCGAATTAGAAATCGCCCAGAAACGAACTTCGCTGGAAAACACCTTGATCCCGGAATCGATTGCCGCTCACTCGGATCGGCTGACAGAGATCGGCTTCAGCGTCGTCGCCCCGTGGTTCCAATGTTTCAATTTTGCATCCATCCTGGCCGTGAAATAA
- a CDS encoding MraY family glycosyltransferase: MLISLVSLYPVRRNAVRLGLVAQPVGHSTHTQATPLGGGIGIWLGIIVPMTLGTILVLIADRVPMVAGVLPESVLGYFEGIQSRLAQLWWLLGSATVLFALGIWDDRRGAPVLLRLGVEFAVAAFVVYYLGFGFTAFIGAAWLTKILSVVWIVAVINSFNMLDNMDALSGGVAAIIAGAMAAVMLTTPSPGTTEPQLFVAGLLLSVAGSLLGFLWHNRPPAKIFMGDGGSYLVGFLIAVSMLMATFASPPRPHAVLAPLCVMAIPMYDMATVLWIRIREGRSVFVGDRSHFSHRLVDLGLSRTQAVMTIHLVTATCGLAALLLVHVSVLQAVAVLGIVACMLLLVVILESTGWQKQSNE, encoded by the coding sequence ATGTTGATCAGTCTGGTCAGTCTGTACCCGGTGCGTCGCAACGCCGTGCGACTGGGGTTGGTCGCCCAACCGGTCGGCCACAGCACGCACACCCAGGCGACGCCGTTGGGAGGTGGCATCGGGATCTGGTTGGGGATCATCGTTCCGATGACCCTGGGCACCATCCTGGTCTTGATCGCCGACCGTGTGCCGATGGTCGCGGGCGTGTTGCCTGAATCGGTCTTGGGTTATTTCGAAGGCATCCAATCGCGTTTGGCTCAGCTGTGGTGGTTGCTCGGTTCGGCGACGGTCTTGTTTGCGTTGGGGATTTGGGACGATCGTCGCGGCGCGCCGGTGCTGTTGCGGCTGGGCGTGGAATTCGCAGTCGCGGCGTTTGTGGTTTATTACTTGGGGTTCGGGTTCACGGCGTTCATCGGAGCCGCCTGGTTGACCAAGATTTTGTCCGTCGTCTGGATCGTTGCGGTCATCAATTCGTTCAACATGTTGGACAACATGGATGCACTCAGCGGTGGTGTGGCGGCGATCATCGCCGGGGCGATGGCGGCGGTGATGTTGACCACGCCCAGCCCTGGAACGACCGAGCCGCAGTTGTTTGTCGCCGGATTGCTGTTGTCGGTCGCCGGATCGTTGCTGGGTTTTTTGTGGCACAACCGTCCGCCGGCAAAGATTTTTATGGGTGACGGGGGCAGCTACTTGGTCGGGTTTCTGATCGCCGTTTCGATGTTGATGGCGACGTTCGCCAGCCCGCCGCGTCCGCACGCGGTGCTCGCACCGCTGTGCGTGATGGCGATCCCGATGTACGACATGGCCACGGTCTTGTGGATTCGGATTCGCGAAGGACGCAGCGTGTTTGTGGGCGATCGCAGCCATTTTTCGCATCGGTTGGTCGATTTGGGGCTGTCCCGAACGCAAGCCGTGATGACGATTCATCTGGTCACGGCGACCTGCGGATTGGCGGCGCTGCTGTTGGTTCACGTCAGTGTCTTGCAAGCGGTCGCGGTGCTGGGGATCGTGGCCTGTATGTTGTTGTTGGTCGTGATTCTGGAATCGACCGGATGGCAAAAACAAAGCAACGAGTGA
- the rnpA gene encoding ribonuclease P protein component, which yields MKPNAFPKSKRVVSGRAFTLVLRKGGCAADDCLVVFAFPRREGDDRSDQPRRLGVTIPKKTGNAVVRNRWKRWIRESFRTQQADFPTGYDFVVRPKKGATGNWTSIRRSLPKLARKAARRLESKRG from the coding sequence ATGAAACCCAACGCCTTTCCCAAATCGAAACGCGTCGTCAGCGGCCGCGCGTTCACGCTGGTGCTGCGAAAAGGCGGCTGCGCGGCCGATGATTGCTTGGTGGTTTTCGCGTTCCCCCGCCGCGAAGGCGACGACCGCTCCGACCAACCTCGTCGACTGGGCGTGACCATCCCCAAGAAAACCGGGAACGCCGTCGTCCGAAATCGCTGGAAACGCTGGATCCGCGAGTCGTTTCGTACCCAGCAGGCGGACTTCCCAACCGGGTATGACTTCGTCGTTCGCCCCAAAAAAGGGGCAACCGGAAACTGGACCTCCATCCGCCGTTCGCTGCCAAAACTGGCCCGAAAAGCAGCTCGGCGGCTCGAATCGAAACGGGGTTAG
- the accB gene encoding acetyl-CoA carboxylase biotin carboxyl carrier protein has translation MSKGKQAGDNVFDLERIRDIVKLMEEHELTEVDLQQGDDRIKLGRGGLAPVAPAAAAPLPAPAAAAPAAAPAAVDDGSITINAPMVGTFYSKANPEAEPFVQVGQMISPDTIVCIVEAMKVFNEIPAECSGKVLEVLVADQQAVDFGKPMFRIQPNP, from the coding sequence ATGAGCAAAGGCAAACAAGCGGGCGACAACGTCTTCGATTTAGAACGCATCCGTGACATCGTGAAGCTGATGGAAGAGCACGAGTTGACGGAGGTGGATTTGCAGCAGGGTGACGATCGAATCAAACTCGGTCGTGGCGGTTTGGCGCCCGTTGCCCCGGCGGCAGCCGCTCCGTTGCCCGCACCAGCAGCGGCCGCCCCGGCGGCGGCACCGGCAGCGGTCGATGACGGATCGATCACGATCAACGCCCCGATGGTCGGAACGTTTTATTCCAAGGCGAACCCCGAGGCGGAACCGTTCGTCCAGGTCGGACAGATGATCAGCCCCGACACGATCGTCTGCATCGTCGAGGCGATGAAGGTGTTTAACGAGATCCCTGCCGAATGTAGCGGCAAGGTCCTGGAGGTCTTGGTGGCCGATCAGCAGGCGGTCGATTTCGGAAAGCCGATGTTCCGAATTCAACCCAACCCTTAG
- a CDS encoding DNA integrity scanning protein DisA nucleotide-binding domain protein, with the protein MATLRLTKHNTAMLASAMTLVDAISADAIVLLLEGATDWQRLAELVAKHKFEKPLIVAVDSIEELDGAAEAGLKPIALNKEKAPLLERLQHALLEAAADEFIKPNDEVVAIYGGFTSGRLDSISHLKLDERMRRLTTRDLQSLESSVPLKTMKVVVDLAVQIGVEGREGKPVGALFVVGDTRNVLKHASDSGVDPFRGYNKKARNLFDAKVQEDAKELSQLDGAFLITADGTIERSRQMLEVLHEDLNMSKGLGSRHWAAAAITRRTKAVAIVVSQSTGTVRLYQNGFLKMQIEPMDKGIKWQEISFKPPSASGDD; encoded by the coding sequence ATGGCAACCCTCCGCTTGACCAAACACAACACGGCGATGCTTGCATCGGCGATGACGTTGGTCGATGCGATTTCCGCCGACGCGATCGTGCTGCTGCTGGAAGGGGCGACCGATTGGCAGCGATTGGCCGAATTGGTGGCCAAGCACAAGTTCGAGAAACCGCTGATCGTCGCGGTCGACTCGATCGAAGAATTGGACGGGGCGGCCGAGGCCGGGCTGAAACCGATCGCGCTGAACAAAGAAAAAGCCCCGTTGCTGGAACGGTTGCAGCACGCCTTGCTGGAAGCCGCAGCCGACGAGTTCATCAAACCCAACGACGAAGTCGTCGCGATCTATGGCGGTTTCACTTCCGGCCGACTCGATTCGATCAGCCACCTGAAACTGGACGAACGCATGCGTCGACTGACGACGCGCGACCTGCAGTCGCTCGAAAGCAGCGTTCCGCTGAAAACGATGAAGGTGGTCGTTGATCTGGCCGTCCAGATCGGCGTCGAAGGCCGCGAAGGCAAACCGGTCGGGGCACTGTTCGTCGTCGGCGACACCCGCAACGTCCTCAAGCACGCCAGCGACAGCGGCGTCGACCCGTTCCGCGGGTACAACAAAAAGGCCCGTAACCTGTTCGACGCCAAAGTCCAAGAAGACGCCAAGGAACTCTCTCAGTTGGACGGCGCCTTCCTGATCACCGCCGACGGGACGATCGAACGCAGCCGGCAGATGCTGGAAGTGCTGCACGAAGACCTGAACATGTCCAAGGGCCTGGGTTCCCGCCACTGGGCCGCCGCCGCGATCACTCGACGCACCAAGGCCGTCGCGATCGTCGTCAGCCAGTCCACCGGGACGGTGCGTCTGTATCAAAACGGATTCCTGAAGATGCAGATCGAGCCGATGGACAAGGGCATCAAATGGCAGGAGATCTCCTTCAAGCCCCCGAGTGCCAGTGGCGATGACTAG
- a CDS encoding PDDEXK family nuclease: MNPATNHDRISIQDYLAGETLSDQRHEYVAGIVYAPAGGSNRHNAIATHVTVFTAFAAAGVYDDVQLDESDASDQ; this comes from the coding sequence ATGAACCCCGCCACAAACCACGACCGCATTTCCATCCAAGACTACTTGGCCGGAGAGACGCTTTCCGATCAGCGGCACGAGTACGTCGCCGGGATCGTTTACGCGCCGGCGGGCGGTTCGAACCGTCACAATGCGATCGCGACCCATGTGACCGTTTTCACTGCGTTTGCCGCTGCGGGAGTTTATGACGATGTGCAACTGGACGAATCGGACGCCTCGGACCAGTGA